The following are encoded in a window of Coregonus clupeaformis isolate EN_2021a chromosome 34, ASM2061545v1, whole genome shotgun sequence genomic DNA:
- the LOC121549616 gene encoding dnaJ homolog subfamily C member 5-like, producing the protein MSEQRQRSLSTSGEALYLVLGLDKTCTPDDIKKSYRKLALKYHPDKNPENPNATDKFKELNNAHSVLSDASKRNIYDSYGSLGLYVAQQFGEENVNAYFMLSSWWAKGLFAVCGVLTGCYFCCCLCCCFNCCCGKCKPKTPGEEDPDTYVSPEDLEEQIRTDMETDADDVPIIQQPTNASEKTGLIGDGRRAYT; encoded by the exons ATGTCGGAGCAAAGGCAACGTTCCCTGTCCACCTCAGGAGAGGCCCTCTACCTAGTCCTGGGCCTCGACAAGACCTGTACACCGGATGACATCAAGAAGtcctacag AAAACTTGCTTTGAAATATCATCCAGACAAGAACCCAGAGAACCCGAACGCCACAGATAAATTCAAGGAGCTCAATAATGCCCACTCCGTGCTGTCAGACGCCTCCAAGAGGAACATCTACGACAGCTATGGCTCCCTCGGTCTGTATGTGGCACAGCAGTTTGGAGAGGAGAACGTCAACGCTTATTTCATGCTCTCCAGTTGGTGGGCAAAG GGTCTGTTTGCGGTCTGCGGCGTGCTAACAGGCTGCTActtctgctgctgcctgtgctgCTGTTTTAACTGCTGCTGTGGGAAGTGTAAACCCAAAACTCCTGGAGAGGAGGACCCCGACACCTACGTGTCCCCTGAAGACCTGGAGGAGCAGATCCGCACAGACATGGAGACAG ACGCTGACGACGTCCCCATAATACAGCAGCCAACCAATGCAAGCGAGAAGACCGGGTTGATTGGTGACGGACGACGGGCCTATACCTAA